The Ectothiorhodospiraceae bacterium 2226 region AAGCCGCCGACGACCACCATCGCCGCGCCGACGTACCAAAGCAGCGGCCAAATGGCGGGAGCGGCGGCTTCGGCGTAGCCGAACACCAGAACGGCCGTGGCCACCACGAACAGAACGAAGCCATACATGGTGAGCAGATGGGCGACCCGGCGCTGCGGGTTGCAGAACTCGCCCGAGGCGAGCACGTCGTGGGCGAGGGTCTTCATGGCGATGGCGCCTTTGTTGACGTCCCGCTTGCGCGCCGCGCGGCTTCTCTCTCCGGCGGCGAAGAAGTACTCCGCGCTCCGCTTGTGAATGACGTCGAATATCGTGCCGGCTATCACAAGCACGACCATGGCCACGATAAATATCTGCATGGCAAGTGCAGGGATAGGGAGGTCAGCGAAGGGATTCATAGGCCACTTCCTCTGGTGTAGTCAGTATGAGACGACGGGCGGCTTGTAATGCAGCCCTGGGTCTGCGTTCTTTTTTTCAATCCGGGGCCGATGAAGGTGCGGCATTTCGCTCCGTGGTGATGCGCGTACATTCAGGGGCTGACCGGCAATAGCTTGAGGCGATCCGTACCACACGCCCGAGGGTAGTGGAAAAACAAGAGGCGGACAATGGGTTAGTGGTCTCGCGAGGGGGGAGTCTGTATGGAAAGAATCCAATGAGGGGATAGAAGGAACGAATGACCGGCAAAAATCATCGCCCTGCAGTGTGGTGCGGATGTTGTATTAGCGCATGGTAATTTATTAATGCAGGGCCGCCGTGGCGGAAGAAACCCGGTGCGGGCAGCTCGCGCGCGGCGGAGCGGCTGCGGCCCACGCGCATCGGCGCAGTTTGGTTTCGCTTCCCACGGTGCCCGCTTTTGCTGCGGCGGCGTAGCGGCTTCCTCGCCGCTGCAAGGCGGCAGCCTTCTTTCCGAAGGCCGCATGACGCACGCGGCTCTGAATGCATGCGCGCACTGCACTTAGGCGTCCGACCTAAGCGTGGCTTTTCGAATGTTTGCGCGTGACAGGGTCATGAGATCGGTGCGGGCGAAGCCCTTATCGGGTTGCTCGCGTTACTTCAGCGTAAGCAGGCGCAGGACCTTCTCGGCATCGGCCCGTTACTCCACCGCATGGGCGCGCGCCGGCATGGACAGGTCGGTGATGGCCATGTCCGGCGTGTCGTGAGGATGGTCTGCGTTACCCGGTCGTTGCGGGCGAGGTTCTGAGCCTTCTGACTGTCCGCAGAAGAAGTACGGGGTGAGGCCTTCGTTCACGTGGCCGACGGTGGTCGCCTGCCGGCCAGCCGTCGGCCTGAGCGTCGCGATGGTCATGATCCGGGGCTCGTACAGCACCGCCAGAAAAACCAAGGAGTCTAGGCGATTCCGCCGCGCGCCGACCGGCGCATTGCCTCAAGCCGCCGCGCCCGCAATGCAGGTTTGACCTTGGCGGGCGATCACGCCACCCTCTCCGCCATGTACGACCAACGCTATGTCCAACGGGAGAAGAACCGCGCCGTGCGCACGGGCAGAGCGCTGCGCTGGTTGATGGGGCTGGCGGCCGCCTTGCTCGCACCGCCGCTCTTCGCCGCCGAACGGGAGCCGGCGGTGCAGGCCTGTCCGGCGGAGCAATTGGAGCAGCGGCTTGGAAGCTATGCAGCGCTGTATCCGGACATGCGCTTCGTCAACCTGACCGGCGGCGACGCGACCTGGGCGGACCTCACGCGCCTGCGCACTCTGCTCGGGCCGGAGCCCGTCAATCTCGACTACGAGCACCCGGAGGACCTGCGTGAGACCTTGATGCGCGCGAGCCTGGGGCGAATACACCTGATGTTGACGCACCAAGTACCGTCCGCGGCGCTGTTCCAGGCCGATCGACCGCGCGATCCTCCGGACTTGGTCTGCGTGCTCACTATCGATCCCTGTCAGGCCGGAGCGGACGATCTGGCGGCTACCCGGCAGCTGCTCAACCTGCCGGACGGCGAGTTCGGCAATGTCCCCGAGGCCGCCTATCTCCGCAAGGAGGATTTCCTCGAGTTCGTGGTGGACCACGAGGTCTACCATTGCCTGAAGGCGCACACCGTCGGTCCGCAGCCCATGTCGGGCAAGCCGCTGTGGGCCGGTTATCACCACCACCTGGACGAGAAGGGCGCCGATGCCTACGCGCTCGCGCGCCACATCAAGGAGCGTGGGCGCATCACCGCCTTTGCGGAGAATGTCCAGCGCATCCGCAACCTCGCCTTGTACACCCTGGACCCGGACCATTTCACCTGTGATGCCATCGAGCGCGTGCTGGCCCTACCCGTCGACGAACTGGCGGCGCGCAACGAGCATGAGCTGCTCGAGCTCGCCAACGACCTGCGCGCCGAGCTCGATCCGGGTTACCCGGGCTATCTCGCCTATATCGCTTCGGCGATCGAGGCCATCGACCGTCTCGGCCTGGGCGATCAACTGGACCCCGCGCTGCGCGCACGGGTGCAGGGCCTGAGCGCCGATGAGGCGATGGTGCAGCGGCTGGTGCAGCGCACCGAGCGGTGCATGCAGATGATGCAGCTCGCGCCGGAGTGAAGTCAGAGTCGCCGGGTGGGCGGATAGGCGCGGCGTCGAGTAGGGCGCTCAGTGGGCCGGCACGGTGCGCGCGGCGGCCCAAGCGCGCAGGCCGTCGATCTGTTCGGCCATCACCACCGCCAGCGGGCGCGTGTTGCGGAGCTCGTCGAGCACGTGCTCGGTGGTGACCGCGGTTTGCTCGGCGTGGGCGGTATAGCAGGCGGACACCACCGCCTGCTCCAGTTCCGCGCCGGAGAAACTCGCGCTGTGCGCCGCGATGGCGTCGAGGTCGAAGCGCTCGGGATCGAGATCGCGCTTGCGCAGGTGAATGGCGACGATCAGGCGGCGCACGGGGGCATCGGGCAGGTCGACGAAGAAGATCTCGTCCAGCCGGCCCTTGCGCACCAGTTCGGGCGGCAGCGCCTGGATGTCGTTGGCGGTGGCGACGGTGAACACCCGCGCCTGCTTCTCGGCCATCCAGGTGAGCAGGGTGCCGAGGACGCGCTGGGAGGTCCCGCCGTCGCTTTCGGTCTGGATGCCCTTCTCGATTTCGTCGATCCACAACACGCAGGGCGCGAGCAGTTCCGCCGACTTGAGCGCCTCGCGCATGTTGCGCTCGGTCTCGCCGATGTACTTGTTGTAGACCCCGCCTAGGTCGAGTCGCAGCAGCGGCACGCCCCACACGCCCGCCACCGCTTTCGCGGCGAGGCTCTTGCCGCCCCCCTGCACGCCGAGCAGCAGTATCCCTTTCGGCGTGTCGGGCAGGCCGCGGCCGGTGCCGACGAAGTGAGAGTGGCGCACCTGCAGCCAGCGTTTGAGCCGGTCGAAACCGCCCACGTCCGCGAAGCTCGCGGTGTCGTACTCGTAGGACAGCATGCCGCCCTGCGCGACCAGCCGGTACTTGGCCTGCATCACCTCCTGCACGTCGCTCTGGGTGATGGCGCCGTCCTGCTGAATGGCATTGCGTACCAAGCGCCGCACGTCGCTCTTGGTCATGCCCAGCAGATTCCGCACCAGCATGCCCGCCGCGCGTCGGTCGACGGCGAGGCGCTGGTCCGGGTTCTTCATCTGCCACAGCTGCGCCTCTTCGCGCACGATCGCCTTGATGCGCTCCTCGTCCGGCAGCGAGAGCTCGAAGCGCGCGCAAAGCGAACGCAACTCGGGCGGGACCTCCAGCGCATGGCTGATCAGCACCAGGGTGACCTGGTTGAGCTCGCGGTTCTGGGCGATCTCGCGCACCAGGCGCACGATGCGCGGGTTGGTGAGGTAGGGGTGAAAGTCGAGCAGGACGACCACCGCGTTCTTCACGTGCCGCTTCACGGTGGCGAGCATCGCGTCGGGCTCGAGCGACGCATCGGCTTGTTCGCTATCGCCCTGCAGGCGCAGGGTCTCGGCCGTCGCGTAGGGGCGGCCCGTCTGGGCGTCGGTGAGCCCGATCGCCGCCGACCAGCTCAACAAGCGGCCCGGGCGCGAGGCGGCGATGGTCTTGAGCAGGCCGAGGCCGCGCGCTTCCTCGTGCGTCTCGATGACCACGATCGGGAAATGCGAGTCGAGCAGGAGTTCGAGGTTGCGTTTGTCGAGCATGCGCGCACGGTTATTATTCGGCGCCGCCAGTATGCGAAACCGCAGGGGTAGCTGCAAGCAGGGATCGAGTGGGCTCGCCGGGCGCGCTGGTCGACCTCGGTCGTCGGAGGACCGGAAGACGCGCTACACCGGCCGCGGGACCCTGGGTCGACCGAATGGGCACTCGAGCAGCGGGCGCTCCCAGTTCCCGGCGTCCGCAGCCGCTTGGTAGGTGCTCTGCAAGAATGCCATCAGCAACTCGTCGGGCGCCGAGGCCGCGCGCACGGCGTCGTAAGGCAGGATGAACTCGCTGAGCGCCTCGTCGAAGAACGCGGCCTGCGGCTGCACCGTCGCTTGTCGAAAGCCGGGCGGCTCCGGGTAGGCGTAGGAGAGAAACGCGGGATAGTCGAGCCCCCCGCCACCCGGCCAAAAGCCGGCGCTACTCACCTCGTGGGAGTACGCTTCGCGCGTTACGGCATCCGGCAGCCCGGGGATGCCGCCGGGATGCGGCGGCGCCGCGCGCCCCGAGAAACGCGTCACCGCCAGATCGAAACTGCCCCAGAAGAAGTGCACCGGGCTGACCTTGCCGACAAAGCCGGAGCGAAACCGCTTGAACACCCGGTCGACCTGCAGCAGTGCGCGCCAGAAGCTCAGCGCCTGTTCGGGGTCGTAGGCGCGGGGTGCGCGGTCTTCGCTGAAGGGGACGGCGTCGGGGATCTCGTTGGGAGTGCCGTGGATGCGCACCGGCACGCCGAGTTCGTCGAGCGCGTGCAGCACCGCGGCGTAGAAGTCGGCGACCGAGCCGGGCTGCAGGGGCACTTTGGCGGTGCCGCCGTCGCTGACCTGGAGCACCAGCGTTTGGTCCTGGAAGTCGAAGGTGAGTTCGAAGGCCCGGTCCCCGTGCGGGATCGGCGAGGTGGTCAGCCCGCGCGCGTTGAGGTACAGCGTGACGTGCCAGGAGTGATTGACCCAGGGCGTCTGCGCGAGGCGCACCTTACCGACGATCTGCATCCAGAGATGGAGCGTGGTGCAGGTCTCGCGCCACGCCTCGTAGGGCAGCGCCGGCCAGTCCGGCGTCGCTTCATCGGGAGCTTGAGGCATCGCGGGATTCCTCGGATGGTGAGCGATGAGCGGTAGTGCGCGCGCGGACGCGATGGCATCCGTAGCCGTTCAGTATAGGTGCCGCGTGGCGCGCTCGCGGGAGCCGCTGCATCAGTAGGCGGGCGCTTCCAAGTGCCTATATAGTTGGCAGGCTCGCGCTCGCGCGGCATTGATCAAGGCAGGGCCGTCGGGCTCGAACAAGCAATAAGGAGAACAGGATGAAAACGTTAAGGGTGGTGGCAGCCGGTATTGCTGTTTCGCTCGCCGGTTTCGGCGCGCTGGGTACGCTGCAGGCACAGGAATCGGAGATGACGTTCTTCATTACCAGCGTGGGCAAGGGCGACGGCGCCAATCTCGGCGGGCTCGAGGGCGCCGACGCGCACTGCCAGGCGCTGGCGGAGGCGGCCGGCTCGAAACAGGAAAACTGGCGCGCCTACCTCAGCACCACCGCGCCCGGCGGCGCGGCGGGGGTGAACGCGCGCGAGCGCATCGGCAGCGGCCCCTGGCACAACGCCAAGGGCGCGTTGATCGCCGAGGACGTGGACCAGTTGCACTCGGACGACAACAACATCACCAAAGAGACCGCCCTGAACGAGAAGGGCGAGGTGGTGATGGGCCGCGGCGACGCGGTGAACCTGCACGACATTCTCACCGGCTCGGACCCGCAGGGCATGTACTCCACCGCCGGCGGCGATACGACCTGCAGCAACTGGACCAGCAACGGCGAGGGTTCGGCCATCGTCGGCCATCATGACCGGGTGGGGCTGAAGGACACCCGCCACATGACCTCGTGGAACTCCTCGCACGGCACCCGCGGTTGCAGCCAGGAGGCCCTGCAGGGCACCGGCGGCGCAGGGCTGTTCTACTGCTTCGCCGCCAACGACTGACGGCGTGCCAGCGGCCCGGAGGCAGCACGCCCTCCGGGCCATTCTTACTTCTAGCGACGCGTCGGCATGGCACATGCCCCCCGTGCGTTACACCAGATCCGATCAATCTTGAGGCGATGTCACGCGACCGTGTCGCGGCGCGTTTTGGAACGTCGTTGGGCGAGGCAAGCGTGCCCTCGTAGTCCCCTGTCAGTGCGCGGTAGCCCACGCTACCCGCTACGCCATCGCCATAAGCTCTACGTGCTGCCTGCCGGCGCAGAGCGCCGTTGACGGCGCTGGTACAGGCGCACGCCGACGAAGCCGGTGGTGAAGGCGATGAAGTGGAACGCGAACGTGTAGTCGTTGGTCACCAGCAGCCAGAAGGTCGGCTCCCAGAGGGCGAACAGCCCGATCCACAACCAGGGTCGGGGGCTGAGCGCGGCGTAGGCTGCCATCAGCCCGAAGCCGCCGGCGCTCGCGCCGTTGAACACGCGGTACCAGCCGCCCTCGCCGAAGGTGTGCACGTCGGGGAACAGGGGATACAGCAGGTGCAGCAGCACGCCCGCCCCCAGCGCGGCCGCGGCCGAAGTGCCCCAGAAGATCGCCAGCGCGGCGAGCGCGCCCAGGCGTCGCTCCACCAGCACGCCGAATGTGCCGATCAGGATCGTGATCAGGATGACCTGGTCGACCTGGGTGTTCACCAGCGGCGTGACGAACAGATTGGGCAGGATGCGCAGCGGCGCTTCCGTCAGATCCGGAATGTGGTAGTACAGGAGGTGGTCGGTGGCGAACTCGTCGCGGTCCATGATCAGCGCGGTGACCCACGAGGGCACCAGCAGCACCCACACCACGACCGGCGTGCGGCGCAGCGCGCGCCCGACGCGCGTCTCGGCGAGCCGCTTCATCCAGAGGGTGCGTGGCATGCTGCGCAGTATAGGAAGGACCCGACCACGGCACCCTGCTCGCTCAATCGCCCATCATCGCCTTGATGGGCGCCTTCACGCGCTACCCGGTCGCGGAGGACGAGACCGGTAGCGCGTGCGGCGGCCTAGCAGCCGCTGACACAGCGGCCGCTCGCGTCGAAGGCCATGGTGCGCCCGCTGAGCGGCAGGTGCACCGGTACCTTGACGGCCTCCATGAAGCGCGCCGTGCGCGTGCCCGCGATTACCCTGCCGTTCTTGGTCGCCGCCTCGTTGGCATGCGAGGGGATGACCGCCGCGGGCTGCACCAGCTCGTTGATGACGTAGGCCGCCTCGGTCGGGCCGGTGGTGAAGGTGTCGCCGATATTGATCACCGCAAGCCGGGCGCCGTAGTGTCCGCGCACCACGGTATCCTGCTCCGCGGTGATGCCGGTGTCGCCCGAGAGGTAGACCACCAGGCCGTTGGAGAAGGTGAGCACGAAGCCGGTGGCCGGGCCCGCGTAAGCCGTCAGCCCCGCGCTGTCCAACAGGTGGCCCAGGTCGCCGCCGACCATCGCGCCGGCGATACCGTTGGAGTGCACCGCGGGCACGGTGGTGATCGCCACGCCGCCCACCTGACGCGAGGCCCCGAAACGCACCAACTGTGAGGCGCTCGGGTCGCCGCCGCGTGCCGCCAGCTTGCCGGCGAAGAACTGCGGCATCTCGCTGCCGGAAACGATCAGCGCCTTTTTCTCCAGCGCGATGTTCACCGCGTTGGTGTCCGGGGTGGCGGGGTGCGGGACCTCGACCTTGTCGCACGCACCCGCATTGACGCGCGCGATGTGGCGGTCGCCGACGTGATCGCCGTGCATGTGGGTGATCAGCACGGCGTCGACCTTGCCGAGGCGCTCGTCCCTGGGGCCGGCCACGGTGCGGCCGGGATCGTACAGCAGCCGGGTGCCGTCCGGGTCCTCGAAAATCATGGCGCGATCGAACTGACAGAACTCGCCGTCGTGGCTGCCGAGCGGGGTGATCTTCACGTTGGCCGCGGCGGCCGGTGCGGCGGCCGACAGGCCGAGGGTCAGCGCCCCGACGAGGATGCGCGCCATCCGGGAGGTGGTGGTGGACATTGTTGTGCTCCCCGCTCTCTGACATCGTGTATCCCACGGCGACTAACGACCCGCCGCCGTTCCCTTAGGAAGCTTATCAAGTGCACCGCTCGAATGTGATGGCGCTGACAGTCTGGCTGCTCGCCTTTGCCGCCGCGGTGGCGGCGAACGGGGCGTGCGTGCGTTTCGACAGCCCCGCCGAGGAACTGCGGTTGCGCCTTGCGGCCGCGGCCCACGCCGCGCTACACGATCCCCTGCGGGTTCCCTTGCCGGATTCGGCTTGGCATAGTGGCGGGCACCGGTAGCAGCAGTTTCTTTCTCCCGATAGGGGGTTTGCCGTGGACCGAGGCAGAGTGCTGGGCTGGGTGGGCGTCGCGATCAGTCTCTGGATCGTGTTTCGCAGTGCACTCGGCAGCGTCGAGAGCGTGACGGCGCTGCTCGCATTGGCGGTGGCGTCTCACTTGGCGGTCGGAAGTATCGTCCTCTTCGTGATCGCCACCGGGGTGATCGCCACCGTGCGCAGCGATCTTGCCGCCGAGGATGCGTTGTACGCGCTCTATTTGCCGATGTACGTGATGTTCGCGGTGATTTACGTGCTGCTCTGGGTGTCGGTTCGGGCGCCGGAGCTCGCCCGCCGCGGCGATGGGCCGGACATTGGGGGCGGTGACGGCGGCAACGGCTGCTGAGGAGACGAAGGAGAGCGGGTGGCGGATTCCTGGGTGTTGTACTGGTTGGCCTGCGAGCGCGGCAAGACCTACGTGGGTATTACCAACAACCTCGCGCAGCGTTTTCGGCAGCATCAGGCGGGCCTGGGCGGCAAGTTCACGCGGGCGTTTCGCCCCACCGACATCCTCGCCGTGCAACCGTTTCCGGATCGCGGCTCCGCCACGCGTGCCGAGCGCCTGCTGAAGGCGAAGTCCCTCGCCGCCAAGCAGGCATGGGCGCGGGACTGGCCCTACCCTCCCGCGTAGTTCGTAAAAACCGACGACACACACGCCGTTTTGCGCTTGACCCTGCGCCGCGCGCGCTCTTACGCTTGGGCCGCCCCACCGCGGCGATGCCCGCGCGCACAAAAACGATAAGGGGAGGGGCATGGCCAAGCTCTACTGCAAATATCATCGCGACGTGCCGGGGCGTCACCGCTGCGGCCGCTGCGGCATCGTGTACTGCCGCCAGTGCGTTACCGGCGACGCGGCCGAGCCCCGCTGCCCGGTGTGCACCGATGCACTGGCCTCGCTCGGGATCGGCAACACCATCCAGCCGTTTTGGCAGCGCCTGCCGCGCATCTTCGCCTATCCCGCCACCCCCGGCGTGCTCGGCTATCTCGCCGTGCTGTCGCTGATCAGCATCTTCATGGGCCTGCCGCTGGTCGGTCTGGTCGTGGCGCTGGCGGTGACCTACGCCATCCTGAAGTACGGCTATGTAATCCTGGAGTCGACCGCGCAGGGCAACCTCACGCCCGAGCACGTGACCCTGAAGCACCTGGACTCGGGCAACCACCTGCCGCTGAAACAGATCGGGGTGTTCGCGGTGATGATTATGGCCGTGGTGGCGATCGCTCACTTCGTGCCGCCGCTCGCGCTCCCCGCGTGGCTGTTCTTCCTGTTGGCGATCCCGGCCTCGGTCATCGTGCTGGCCACTACCGAAAGCTTCGTCGAGGCGATCAACCCACTGCGTCTGGCCGCCGTCATGCACCAGATCGGCTGGTCCTACTTGGTGCTGTACGCCTTTCTCATCCTACTGTCGGTGAGCTCCGGCGTTGCCCAGGAGATACTGGCCAACGCCATCCCC contains the following coding sequences:
- a CDS encoding MBL fold metallo-hydrolase, coding for MSTTTSRMARILVGALTLGLSAAAPAAAANVKITPLGSHDGEFCQFDRAMIFEDPDGTRLLYDPGRTVAGPRDERLGKVDAVLITHMHGDHVGDRHIARVNAGACDKVEVPHPATPDTNAVNIALEKKALIVSGSEMPQFFAGKLAARGGDPSASQLVRFGASRQVGGVAITTVPAVHSNGIAGAMVGGDLGHLLDSAGLTAYAGPATGFVLTFSNGLVVYLSGDTGITAEQDTVVRGHYGARLAVINIGDTFTTGPTEAAYVINELVQPAAVIPSHANEAATKNGRVIAGTRTARFMEAVKVPVHLPLSGRTMAFDASGRCVSGC
- a CDS encoding GIY-YIG nuclease family protein, translated to MADSWVLYWLACERGKTYVGITNNLAQRFRQHQAGLGGKFTRAFRPTDILAVQPFPDRGSATRAERLLKAKSLAAKQAWARDWPYPPA
- a CDS encoding rhomboid family intramembrane serine protease codes for the protein MPRTLWMKRLAETRVGRALRRTPVVVWVLLVPSWVTALIMDRDEFATDHLLYYHIPDLTEAPLRILPNLFVTPLVNTQVDQVILITILIGTFGVLVERRLGALAALAIFWGTSAAAALGAGVLLHLLYPLFPDVHTFGEGGWYRVFNGASAGGFGLMAAYAALSPRPWLWIGLFALWEPTFWLLVTNDYTFAFHFIAFTTGFVGVRLYQRRQRRSAPAGST
- a CDS encoding AAA family ATPase translates to MLDKRNLELLLDSHFPIVVIETHEEARGLGLLKTIAASRPGRLLSWSAAIGLTDAQTGRPYATAETLRLQGDSEQADASLEPDAMLATVKRHVKNAVVVLLDFHPYLTNPRIVRLVREIAQNRELNQVTLVLISHALEVPPELRSLCARFELSLPDEERIKAIVREEAQLWQMKNPDQRLAVDRRAAGMLVRNLLGMTKSDVRRLVRNAIQQDGAITQSDVQEVMQAKYRLVAQGGMLSYEYDTASFADVGGFDRLKRWLQVRHSHFVGTGRGLPDTPKGILLLGVQGGGKSLAAKAVAGVWGVPLLRLDLGGVYNKYIGETERNMREALKSAELLAPCVLWIDEIEKGIQTESDGGTSQRVLGTLLTWMAEKQARVFTVATANDIQALPPELVRKGRLDEIFFVDLPDAPVRRLIVAIHLRKRDLDPERFDLDAIAAHSASFSGAELEQAVVSACYTAHAEQTAVTTEHVLDELRNTRPLAVVMAEQIDGLRAWAAARTVPAH